The proteins below come from a single Serratia fonticola genomic window:
- the gltS gene encoding sodium/glutamate symporter yields the protein MFHLDTYGTLVAATLVLLLGGKCVRSIPLLRKYTIPAPVAGGLLVAVLLLVLKKTVNWEIGFDMSLKDPLMLAFFATIGLNANLARLRAGGKALVVFLFVVLGLLLVQNAIGIGMAKMLGLDPLMGLIAGSITLSGGHGTGAAWSKVFIERYGFENATEVAMACATFGLVLGGLIGGPVARYLVKHSSTPEGTPDDSVQPSGFEKPESGRLITSLVMVETIAMIAICLSLGNFIAGLLNGTAFELPTFVCVLFVGVILSNTLSATGFYQVFERAVSVLGNVSLSLFLAMALMSLRLWELASLALPMLAILAVQTLVMALYAIFVTYRVMGKNYDAAVLAAGHCGFGMGATPTAIANMQAITDRFGPSHLAFLVVPMVGAFFIDIANAIVIKLYLMLPVFG from the coding sequence ATGTTTCATCTCGATACTTACGGCACGTTAGTTGCCGCCACGCTGGTCCTGTTGCTTGGGGGCAAATGCGTGCGCTCCATTCCTCTGCTGAGAAAATATACTATTCCTGCTCCCGTTGCCGGTGGTTTACTGGTGGCGGTCCTGCTCTTGGTTTTGAAGAAAACGGTGAACTGGGAAATCGGCTTTGATATGTCGCTGAAAGACCCATTGATGCTGGCCTTCTTCGCCACTATCGGCCTGAATGCCAACCTGGCGCGTCTGCGGGCAGGGGGCAAGGCATTGGTCGTGTTCCTGTTTGTGGTTCTGGGTCTGCTGTTGGTACAGAATGCCATCGGTATCGGCATGGCGAAAATGCTGGGGCTGGATCCGTTAATGGGGCTGATTGCGGGCTCGATTACGCTTTCTGGTGGGCATGGCACCGGGGCAGCTTGGAGCAAGGTGTTCATCGAGCGCTATGGGTTTGAGAATGCCACCGAAGTGGCCATGGCCTGCGCCACCTTTGGTCTGGTGCTGGGCGGCCTGATTGGTGGCCCAGTGGCTCGCTATCTGGTGAAACACTCTTCAACGCCGGAAGGCACACCGGATGATAGTGTGCAGCCGAGTGGCTTTGAAAAGCCGGAAAGTGGCCGCCTGATCACCTCGCTGGTGATGGTAGAAACCATCGCCATGATTGCCATCTGTCTGAGCCTCGGTAACTTTATTGCCGGGTTATTGAATGGTACCGCCTTCGAACTGCCGACTTTTGTCTGCGTGCTGTTTGTCGGCGTGATCCTCAGTAACACCCTGTCGGCAACGGGCTTCTACCAGGTGTTTGAGCGTGCGGTTTCCGTACTGGGTAACGTGAGCCTGTCGCTGTTCCTGGCGATGGCGTTGATGAGCCTGCGCCTGTGGGAGTTGGCTTCGCTAGCCTTGCCAATGCTGGCGATCCTGGCGGTGCAGACGCTGGTCATGGCACTGTATGCCATCTTCGTGACCTACCGCGTGATGGGTAAAAACTACGATGCTGCCGTGCTGGCTGCGGGGCACTGTGGTTTTGGCATGGGGGCGACGCCAACGGCCATTGCCAACATGCAGGCGATCACCGATCGTTTCGGCCCTTCGCATCTGGCATTTTTG
- a CDS encoding nucleobase:cation symporter-2 family protein: MSSQTAELDAAQKASAPVSHNSELIYRLEDRPPLPQTLFAASQHLLAMFVAVITPALLICQALGLPAQDTQHIISMSLFASGLASILQIKTWGPVGSGLLSIQGTSFNFVSPLIMGGLALKNGGADVPTMMAALFGTLMVASCTEILLSRVLHLARRIITPLVSGIVVMIIGLSLIQVGLTSIGGGYAAMGDHTFGAPKNLLLAGAVLVVIILLNRQRNPYLRVASLVIAMAVGYLLAWAMGMLPETEPATQTTLITVPTPLYYGLGFDWNLLLPLMLIFMVTSLETIGDITATSDVSEQPVSGPLYMKRLKGGVLANGLNSMLSAVFNTFPNSCFGQNNGVIQLTGVASRYVGFVVALMLILLGLFPAVAGFVQHIPEPVLGGATIVMFGTIAASGVRIVSREKLNRRAIMIMALSLAVGMGVSQQPLILQFAPDWLKTLLSSGIAAGGITAIVLNLLFPPEEK; the protein is encoded by the coding sequence ATGTCCAGCCAAACCGCCGAGCTTGATGCCGCGCAAAAAGCATCAGCCCCCGTTTCACACAATAGTGAACTGATTTACCGCCTGGAAGACCGCCCGCCGCTGCCGCAAACGCTGTTTGCCGCCAGTCAGCATTTGCTAGCGATGTTTGTTGCCGTGATCACCCCGGCCCTGTTGATCTGCCAGGCGCTAGGCCTGCCAGCGCAGGATACGCAGCACATCATCAGCATGTCGCTGTTCGCTTCCGGTTTGGCCTCGATACTGCAAATCAAAACCTGGGGCCCGGTGGGGTCTGGCCTGCTGTCCATTCAAGGCACCAGCTTTAACTTTGTCTCACCGCTGATTATGGGCGGGCTGGCGCTGAAAAACGGCGGCGCAGACGTGCCCACCATGATGGCTGCGTTGTTTGGCACCTTGATGGTCGCCTCTTGTACCGAAATCCTGCTGTCGCGCGTACTGCATCTGGCACGACGCATCATTACCCCGCTGGTCTCCGGCATTGTGGTGATGATTATCGGCCTGTCGCTGATTCAGGTCGGGCTGACCTCTATCGGTGGCGGCTATGCGGCGATGGGCGATCACACCTTCGGCGCGCCCAAGAATCTGCTGCTGGCAGGCGCGGTGCTGGTAGTGATTATTCTGCTTAACCGCCAGCGTAACCCTTACCTACGCGTCGCTTCGTTGGTGATCGCCATGGCCGTGGGTTATCTGCTGGCCTGGGCCATGGGCATGTTGCCGGAAACCGAACCGGCCACCCAAACGACCTTGATCACCGTTCCTACCCCGCTGTATTACGGCCTGGGCTTTGACTGGAACCTGTTGCTGCCGCTGATGCTGATCTTTATGGTCACGTCGCTGGAAACCATCGGTGATATCACCGCCACCTCCGACGTTTCTGAACAGCCGGTCAGTGGCCCGCTATATATGAAGCGCCTGAAAGGCGGTGTGCTGGCCAACGGCCTGAACTCGATGCTGTCGGCGGTGTTCAACACCTTCCCGAACTCCTGCTTTGGTCAGAACAACGGGGTGATCCAGCTGACCGGCGTTGCCAGCCGCTACGTCGGTTTTGTGGTGGCACTGATGCTGATCCTGCTGGGGCTGTTCCCGGCCGTTGCCGGTTTTGTGCAGCATATTCCTGAACCGGTGTTGGGCGGCGCGACCATCGTGATGTTTGGTACCATTGCAGCCTCCGGCGTGCGTATCGTTTCCCGTGAGAAGTTAAACCGCCGCGCCATCATGATTATGGCGCTGTCGCTGGCCGTCGGTATGGGGGTTTCCCAACAGCCGCTGATCTTGCAGTTTGCACCGGACTGGCTGAAAACCCTGCTTTCTTCCGGTATCGCCGCCGGTGGTATCACCGCCATTGTGCTGAACCTGCTGTTCCCACCAGAAGAAAAATAA
- a CDS encoding AsmA family protein: MKFIGKILITLLLLIVLAIVLLYVVGQTRWAAGWLSHWISDRGDYQLSVEKITHSWSKPGQLSLEGVTLARANQPQLLAAKQVDMAFSLRQITEPRYFDSITLRDGTLNVQPLQGAPLPIQADVLQLSNMALQSNDESWQLNAQKVNAGINPWQPTAGHLLGDNNQFQFSAGSMVVNGIPASQVLIQGEIKQNQLVLSDFGADLAQGDLTGVASRAADGSWLVERLRLSNVRLQVPMTLEQFWDRFTTLPPITLKRFDLINARLEGNAWAANDLDLSMQNITFQQGDWSSQDGAINFTADDLINGNFHLIDPIMDMQLSPAGIAIGQFSTRWEGGLLRTTGNWLRANKRLQLDEVAVSALEYTLPSNWRELWLQPLPSWLAEVYVAKMNTNRNLIIDINPDFPFQLTSLDGNGSNLLLASDHQWGIWSGSLKLNAGGATFNKIDVRRPSLALDADAQQINVTELSAFMPDGLLDAKANVSQLPGKPFTLSLNGRSVPVNTLQQWGWQHVPLEGDGNLQLQLKGLLNSDGPFKASLRGQLQATSKDGQTLEQQVP, from the coding sequence ATGAAATTTATCGGAAAAATATTGATCACGTTGCTGCTGCTGATAGTGCTGGCCATTGTGCTGCTCTACGTAGTGGGGCAAACCCGCTGGGCCGCAGGCTGGTTGAGTCACTGGATCAGCGATCGTGGTGATTACCAACTGTCGGTAGAAAAAATAACGCATTCGTGGAGCAAACCAGGGCAGCTCAGCCTAGAGGGCGTAACCCTCGCCCGAGCCAACCAACCGCAACTCTTGGCGGCCAAGCAGGTCGATATGGCTTTCAGCCTGCGGCAAATTACCGAGCCACGCTATTTCGATAGCATCACGCTACGCGACGGCACCTTAAACGTTCAGCCTTTGCAGGGCGCACCGCTGCCAATACAGGCCGATGTGCTGCAACTGAGCAATATGGCACTGCAATCTAATGATGAGAGCTGGCAGCTTAACGCGCAGAAGGTCAATGCCGGGATCAACCCGTGGCAGCCAACGGCAGGCCATTTACTCGGGGATAACAATCAGTTCCAGTTCAGCGCCGGTTCGATGGTGGTCAACGGTATTCCGGCCTCGCAGGTGTTGATCCAGGGCGAAATCAAACAAAACCAGCTGGTATTGAGCGACTTTGGTGCCGATCTGGCACAGGGCGATCTCACCGGTGTAGCCAGCCGAGCTGCCGATGGCAGTTGGTTGGTTGAACGGTTGCGGCTAAGCAACGTCCGCCTGCAAGTACCAATGACGCTAGAACAGTTCTGGGACCGCTTCACGACGTTGCCACCCATTACGTTGAAACGCTTTGATCTGATTAACGCCCGCCTGGAAGGTAACGCTTGGGCGGCGAACGATCTCGATCTGTCGATGCAAAATATCACCTTCCAGCAAGGGGATTGGAGCAGTCAGGATGGCGCGATCAACTTCACCGCCGACGACCTGATCAATGGCAACTTCCATCTCATCGACCCAATTATGGATATGCAGCTCTCGCCAGCGGGTATTGCCATTGGCCAGTTCAGCACCCGCTGGGAAGGTGGATTGCTGCGTACCACCGGCAACTGGCTGCGCGCCAATAAGCGCCTGCAACTTGACGAGGTGGCAGTCTCTGCGCTGGAGTACACCTTGCCTAGCAACTGGCGTGAACTCTGGTTACAGCCGCTGCCAAGCTGGCTGGCGGAGGTGTACGTCGCCAAGATGAACACCAACCGTAACCTGATCATCGATATCAACCCAGATTTCCCCTTCCAGCTCACCTCGCTGGATGGTAACGGCAGCAATCTGCTGTTGGCGAGTGACCATCAGTGGGGGATTTGGTCCGGCTCGCTGAAACTCAATGCCGGTGGTGCCACCTTTAACAAGATCGACGTGCGCCGCCCTTCGCTGGCGTTGGATGCGGATGCACAGCAGATCAACGTTACCGAGCTGAGCGCCTTTATGCCCGATGGCCTGTTGGATGCCAAGGCCAACGTCAGCCAACTGCCTGGTAAACCGTTCACCCTATCCCTTAACGGGCGCTCGGTGCCTGTGAATACCTTGCAACAATGGGGTTGGCAGCATGTGCCGCTGGAGGGTGATGGAAATCTGCAGTTACAGCTGAAGGGATTACTCAATAGTGACGGGCCGTTTAAGGCGTCTTTGCGGGGCCAGTTGCAGGCTACCAGCAAGGATGGGCAGACACTGGAGCAGCAGGTACCGTGA